The genome window GCTCAtctatgtggaagagggcagacagcgCTTTAATAGTTTCAATAGTCTTTATAGTTGACCCTTGGATCTGTGTGTATTCATAAAGgattttaaatctatttttatatgaattgttttaatatatttttagggtcattcatttttttttttactggtatttattttatttatgtatgcatttgattttcttttgttttttatttatttgtattcatgcatttatttattattatgctttctttctttctttctttctttctttctttcttttttaagatTCTCCTCGCGGAGCAGGAGGCGTGGTTTCCGCGAGCCGGGTATAAGTAGCGCGAGTGCTGCAGTCTGCGCTTCACTCAGCCTCGAAGCGAGCACACTGAGCAAATCGAACAAATCTCGCGAGAACTGGCGAGAACACACAGAAAACCCGTCTTTCACAAAGCTCCGAAGACACACGGGGAAACACTGCAGAGATGGCGACCTACACGAGATCAGACAGCTGCCGGGTTTGTCCGTCTGCGCGCGCAAACCGCTTCGACACGGCGCGCCGCAAGCGCGCGGCCCCCAACATCTTCGAGCACGTGAGCGAGGATGCGCTCGCGCGGCTCTTCCGCAAAGCCGGCGACGCGAAGGCCGAGGAGCGCGTGCGGAGCATCTTCTCGTGCGCCAATGACCCGGACGAGACCGCGCGCGCCCTGATGGCGCTCAAGCAGCGCAAGAAGGACAAGTTCCTGCAGATCGCGCGCGCACTCCGCGGCCTGCTGAAGCTGCGCTGAGGACTCACTTCACGCGGCTCCGGTCGAGAAGAGTCGCAGACAGACGAGTGACAGCAGCTCGGGGGACGAGCGGTGTGAACCGACTCCGAGTCGACACTGCGCGCAGATGCTCAGGGACAACGTCCAGGCgccagagaaagacagagacgcTCACGTGCCGGCGGGGAAAGCCTCACAGGGCAGCGTGTGGCAAGCCAAAGGGTCCAGAAACGGCACAAATGGACGGTTAACCGGGGTGAAGTGCCAGTGGTGTGGTGAAGCACACAGACAAGCAGCAGCTCTGAGATGAAGCTCAGCTGCAATGCACATCCCAGAGGAACACATGATCAAACTTCTTATGAACTTTACAAAGACTTAGTGGACTCCATGAGCACTTACAAGCTCCTGTGTTGATGCACCTGCtttttaaaagatatatattACAATGCTGTGATAACTTTTTGGTCATGCATTTGCACACAATTTGTAATTTCCACAATaaattattagcattttttaaaaaagaaaaaaaaagtcattgttGTGATGTTTCTAATGCACTTCTATGGAGTTCCATCGTGTTTGTTTGCATTTGAGCTTGCTGTAGGTCGAAGGTCTGCTCCAGTGATTCGACACTTATGCTACAGTGTAATACAGTAAATAGTAAACAAATAGAGGTGGGGGGCCACCCAAAAAAGTCATATTATacactctttttttcttttagtaaGCCAAGAGCCCTTAATAATAGGCTACTTAATTAATAATGACCCTTTAAAAAACCCTTCTAATTAAATTGCTTCCTAGAGACACGcgtgcacatttatttatttagtaagcAACTAAATTtttaccaaaacaaaaaaataaaataaaataaaatgtataatttcgCACGCCATGTGAATTAGGTTTATGCACAATTGTAATAGTGGAATATAAGGAGGTTAAGGTCTATCAAGGTGATTAGTCATGCGTGCTATAATACAGtaaattagaagaaaaaaaaaagtggacttCTATGCAGCAACCCTTTGAGAAAGAGTTCCACATAGAacctttatattatataatccCAGTGTGCAAAGAATTATGAACGAACGATTATTAATGAACCCTTTAAGGGACACCCCCTGTAATATCAGGCATTACACATCTCCATCTTACATCAAACATAAGAACGTAATATATCTGACACATCTGCGTCAACATCTGGCAACGACGCCTCCCTGACGTGCATGGCTCTGGCGGAAAAGTCTTACTCAGCACTCGGATCTTGATCTCGACACACACCCACGCGTTCTGCATCAGTGAGTCTGACACAGTGAAACTTGCCCTGGATGACATCACCACCACCGCTAATGCACTGATGTCATCCTTCCCCCCACGGCTGACGCGCTTAGACGGATTTGCAATCGAGGCAGCTTTTTAAACTTATGTGCTTAAATTTTAAACCACAGCTCTACTGCGTTCTGGATCCTGACGAGTAACAAGGTGTcgatttatatgtttattacgCGCGTGCCCGGACAGTAGTGCAGTTAGTTTTATATCAACGTGCCggcgtttctatagcaacgacTTGAGCGACTTGGGATTAAGCAAAGAAAAACCATGCAGCATGCTGGTACTGtacaaagcactggcactggagactccttccgtaaatgttaattaaacattcaacagATTAATATGAACTCAGTGTCTGAAAtgaaatcaacaccttctgaccaatcggatgtTTTGGAATCGTGGTAGGATCGATATTAACGTCAGCTAGCTCTCGCTTAACTCAGAAACACATCAGTAACCATTTCTAGATTGACGAAAAGAGGGACACGTCGAGcctgtgtaggtgtgtgattAGTTTTTTAGTCGTCGGGATTCATTTCAGTGCCTCACACAGTCACGCCTATCTGCCTTGTTGAGATAAACGCTAACTAAACAGGATCTGGTTTCTCTCAGCAAGCAGGACTCTTCCCGGCGCTAACCGGTTCATCACTCAGGACCACTCACTGTGTAGATAAAAGCTTCATTAAATGATAACAGCGCCTGTGCTTATGAACTCATCATCTCGGGACTTCCTGCTAGGGTCAGGTGGAGAGCTAGCGGTTTGGATAGCATGTAGTGTTGAGTGTTGAGGTGTGCTCAGGTTTAGGGCTGGGTTTGGAGTAAGAGGCAGCGAGGGAAGGAGGAGGATTAACAGATAGCCACTAAGCTTATTTCTCTGTTAGTCAGTGGCTCGGCTGGCGCGAACCGGCTACGGGCAGTTTGGAGTACGTCATCTGACATCTGACATCCTGAATGCCACGTGTGGATCCAGCCTGAGCCGGGCAGAGACAGAAATTTACCTGATTTACCTCTCATAAATATTCATCAGGTGGAATGACCTgcagtgttctctctctctcactctctctcgccctGTCAAACAAGCTCTagttcctctcctcctcctcctcctcctcctctactgATCACTTTCTCTGTCCATTTTTCCTCTTAgtcactttctttttctcttactTGCacccaaaagtctccacacaCCTCTCGAAGT of Ictalurus punctatus breed USDA103 chromosome 22, Coco_2.0, whole genome shotgun sequence contains these proteins:
- the tcima gene encoding transcriptional and immune response regulator a, which translates into the protein MATYTRSDSCRVCPSARANRFDTARRKRAAPNIFEHVSEDALARLFRKAGDAKAEERVRSIFSCANDPDETARALMALKQRKKDKFLQIARALRGLLKLR